Below is a window of Thunnus maccoyii chromosome 16, fThuMac1.1, whole genome shotgun sequence DNA.
AACAAACCAGCTGATGAATGCAGTTTCatattaaatgaacaaatacaaGAGAAGTATCAATCGTCTCTTGAtaggaaagtgaaaaagcatatttttcaaaatgttaaaacattcCATTAAGATGCTGACAGACTAAAGTTCTGAAGCCTGATTGGACAAACCTGGAATTTGAGGCCCACTGTCATAGCAATGGCACAGCAGCACATCCCTCCCAGACCAACCAGAGTCAGAGTACGCCTACCAGCCTTGTCCACCAGTGCAACCtggaacatacagtaaaaaaggAATGTGTGTAGTAAAAATAAGATGTGCATGTTCATGGttatgtgtgtgcaagtgtctgtgtgttttgcatcTGTCTGCATGTGCATGTAGCTACTCACAGACACCAGAGTGAAGATGGTGTTGATGACCCCGACTCCTATGGTGGCATAGACTGGCTGTCCAACTCCAGCCCGAGCGAAGATAGACGTAGAGTAATAAAAGATCTTTAcgacaaaacaaatacagattttttcCATGTTACTTAGAATCGTCAGTGATTATAAAGAACAGTTTGAGTGACATATAAGTAAAAAGTCATACAATAGAGCAATATACATTTTGCCAACATAGAAGGGAAGGGAaagatttgtgattttttttaagttactgCTAATGTGTTTATATGCTCTGACAATGAGACCATCATTTTCATCTTAtcatgacaaaataataataataaaataatttcaatcaATGAATTAAAATCTGAATGAGAGGCATAAAGAGGCAGAATTGAAATAAATGTTACACTCACAGCATTGATGCCAGAAAACTGTTGGGAGAGGTGCATCATAAGGgcaacaaacagctgctgtctgtaCACAGAGGAGCAGATCTTGGAGAGAATAGAAAACAGTATAATATTGTCACTGCAGTTGTGTTTTGAAGCACACAActagaatacacacacatttttttttaacttttgaccAGCTGTTGAGTGCATTTCTTGTCCAGTCTTTCCCGTCACTCAGCTTTGTTATAAACTGTTATACTAACTAGCTTTACAACTAGAGAATGCATGCAATTTCAAACAACATCATGTGTGTTTAATTGTCTGCTGTTGTGCATGAAATaagtgttttaacatgttttgtgaTTGGTGAAATTCCATTTTTGATTTCATCTATAGGAACCGTGGGACTGCATCTGCAGCCTTTTTACAGTAGGTTATAACAAAGTGTATATATCAGCAATCTGAGACTTTAAGTgttctcagacttttggaccctactgttTTTAACATTAACCATAAGAGATTCATTACAAGGCATCATGACATTGTCAGTGCACTTTGGTTGCTGTTTAATTTGGACAGGAGGAAGAATGTTATATTTCAGCTCTATTATATAATTATAGTGTAACGAGAGTGTTTTGATGGCGCAGGAGGTTTCAAACATAATATTAACTACCATAGTTCTCTTCAAACTTGTTGCTGAAAAAGTTGAAGTAAAATTCATAGAATATAAGCTGACCATATTTCTGCATAGAGACATACCAAAGAAAGGATAGAGATCCTGGGCTCCTTGTCtgcctcctctttctcttttttcatctcCTCCAGATCAGAAGTTGCATCATATGCCCCCTTTAGTCGATATAGACCTGCAACAAAACATAGAGCAAGAGTCTacataaatgcagttttaagatcctttacttaagaaAACGTagcaacaacatgaaaaataatgtaataatactGTATTACAAGTTCAATCCTAGCATATTATCATCATGTGTAGcctttatatgtatatttctgagtgaattctgagagagacagatgatggAGACAAAGAGTTGCTGTGTATAACTCTTACTTTTTCGAGCCTCTTGCTCCTTGCCCAGATGAATATAAAGGTACCGTGGGCTCTCAGGGCACAGAGGCAGCATAAGGGATTGTAATAAAGCCGGAGCCCCAGACAGACCAAGCAAGAGGGGCCACATGCCATCATTACCAAGTACGAAGTCCAAGCCTATTACCTACActcacatccacacacaaatatacacatacatggTTTAGGTTATATGTTTTGGGTGTCATCAAGAGGAGATGcagctgtgaatgtgtgaatgggtgTGTGCATCTCACCTGGCTGATTAGGATGCCAGTAACAATAGCCAGCTGGTGTAATGTCCCCAGAGCCCCTCTGTAAGCCTTGGGTGCGATCTCTCCAATGTACATTGGAACTAGCCCACATGTCAACcctgacacacaacacacattatTAGACTAATTGACTTAAAACCATAATTAACTGCCATGGCTCCATGTACAATTTGGGAACATTGATCATTTTTACCATATATATGAAACACTTTGCTTTCAATATGACCCTTAAGTAGTAAAATAGTTCAATTTTACAACTATTCCTAATTTACCAATATGTGAATGCACAGtgtaatgtgtatttat
It encodes the following:
- the slc2a2 gene encoding solute carrier family 2, facilitated glucose transporter member 2 isoform X3 — translated: MHLRRVKGMLMVNVLAVAAGLLMGLCKMWKPHIMIIAGRAVMGFYCGLTCGLVPMYIGEIAPKAYRGALGTLHQLAIVTGILISQVIGLDFVLGNDGMWPLLLGLSGAPALLQSLMLPLCPESPRYLYIHLGKEQEARKSLYRLKGAYDATSDLEEMKKEKEEADKEPRISILSLICSSVYRQQLFVALMMHLSQQFSGINAIFYYSTSIFARAGVGQPVYATIGVGVINTIFTLVSVALVDKAGRRTLTLVGLGGMCCCAIAMTVGLKFQNDYSWMSYVSMSAIFIFVSFFEIGPGPIPWFIVAELFSQGPRPAAIALAGCCNWTSNFIIGMTFPYIQDWLDSYVFILFAVILFCSTIFVYLRVPETKGKTFKEIAAGFKKGRKNTEAATPKDGTELQQLKTATDA